The following DNA comes from Candidatus Leptovillus gracilis.
TGGCGCTTTCCGGCGGCTGCACATGGGCGGGCAGGTTGGCGGCGGTCAAATCGGCCAGAGGCACGGCCTGATCCAGCGTAAAATCGCCAATCGCCGCCCGCCGCAGCGCCGTCAGGTAGCCGCCGCAGCCTAACGCCTCGCCCAGATCGTGCCCCAGCGAGCGGATGTAGGTCCCAGCCGAACAGCGTATCCGCAGGCGCAGTTCCGGCGGTTCCCAGGCCAGCAATGTTAATTCATAGATGGTTACGGCGCGCGCCGGTGTGTCTATGTCTATGCCCTGGCGCGCCAGTTGGTACAGGGGACGGCCGTCTTGTTTGATGGCCGAGTAGCGCGGTGGTTTTTGCCAGATAGGGCCACGAAAGGGCTGCAAAGCATGGTGGATTTCGGCCAGTGAGAGATGGGCATACGGCCGTTCGGCAACCACTTCCCCTTCGGCGTCATACGTTAGAGTGGTCTGACCCAGGCGCACGGCCGTTTCATACAGTTTGGGCAGCCCCGTCAGGTATTCCAACAGGCGCGTCGCCCGACCCAGTCCTAACAGCAGGACACCGGTTGCCAATGGATCCAACGTGCCCGCATGGCCCACACGCCGCATACCACTTAACCGCCTGAGCTGGTTAACTACATCATGCGACGTCAGGCCAATGGGTTTGTCCACCGCCAGGATTCCTGAGATTGCCGACATAGACGATTGTGTGGAAAGAGGCTGTTTCCCTATCCCGTATCTCGTATTCCGTATTCCGTAATCGGCTTACGGCTTACGGTTCACGGCTAACCACCGTGCCCATTTTTATCCATACCGGCAGAGGATTGCATGGCAATGGCTTGTTTGCATAGTTCAACAATACGTGCCTCAGCTTCGGCCAGAGGGCCGGCCATCGTGCAGCCGGCCGCCTGGGGATGGCCGCCGCCGCCCAGACTTTGCGCCACCTGTGCCACATCATACGGCGGCCGGCTGCGCAGCCCCACGCGAATAGAACCATCTTCTACTTCCATGAGCACCACACCGATTGCCACCCGGTTGACATCGGCCAGAAGATTCACCAGCCCGCTGCTGCTGTCATTGCGATACCCAATCATCTCCCGATCACGGTTGCTGATGGTCGTCCACATCAGGCCATCGGCAATTTGCATTTGATTCAGCCCAATTTGCCACAGGCGCAGTGTGGACAATGGCTTCAGGTTCAGCGTCTGCATGGTGATCAGGGGCAAATCGGCGCCGGCTTCCATGAGGGCGCTGGCGGCGCGCAGGGTCATCGGTGTGACATTGGGGGTGCGAAAGCCTAAGGTATCGGTGACAATGCCGGTCAGCAGGCTCATCGCCACGTTGGCGTCAATTTCCCACCCCATCTCGTCAAACAATTGGTAAACCATTTCGGCCGTAGATGGGCAATCGGCCACCCAATTCAAATCGCCAAAGTAGGTGTTGGTGATGTGATGGTCAATGTTGATGACGAACGGCTTGGGTGTTGGCAGAGTGGTAAACACCTCGCCCATACGCTGTTCATCGCCACAGTCCAGGGCGATGAGCGCATCGTAGCGCACGCGGGCGTCTGGCCGTGTCACCACGCGGTCTATATAGGAAATATAATCAAAGCGGGCGGGCATGTCGCTTTCGCAGGCCAGGGTAACATTTTTACCCAGGCGGGATAAGGCGATGCCGACGGCCGTTAACGAACCTAACGCATCGCCATCAGGCCCTACGTGCGTCACAACCAAAATATGCTGTACACGCTCAATTATCTCGCGGAACTCTGCTACAAATGACACAATTTCCTTACCCTTTTAAGGATGTTAGTAATCGGTATTCGGTGTTCAGTTTTCAGTGCGCGTTTTCCAGAAGTAGCGCCTGCGGAATACGGATTACCGAATACCGACACCAGGATGCGGCGCCGGTTACTATTCTTCTTCTTCGTCTGGCGGTGGGATAACCAAACTGTCCAAGATACGATCCACCTCAGCCGCCTGGGCCAGAGTTGGATCCCAATGAAAACTCAGCTCCGGTGTGGTGCGCAGGCGGATACGCTGGGCCAATTCGTGTCGCAAGAAGCCTGTCGCTTTTGCCAAAGCGCGCAGCACCTCTACCTGGCGCGAATCGTCGCCCAGCGCATGGACATAGACAGACGCATACTGCAATTCACGGTCAATGGTCACATTCGTAATGGTCAGGTCTTGCAGGCGCGGGTCAGCCATTTCGCGCAAGATCAACTCGCTGAGAATGACCTGAATCTGCTCGGCCGTGCGTTGTTGGCGAATTTTGCTCATGGGTTATACCCCGCTTTAACTCTCTGCACGCTGTGTAACAAAAAATTCGATATAGTCACCGGGTCGAAAATCAACCCAATTATCCAGGCTAACACCAAACTCAAACCCGGTTTTTATTTCGCGCACGTTTTCTTGCAGGTGTTTAAGACTATGAACGGGTCCACTGTGCAGCAAAGCGGCGCCGCGAATGACGCGGGCCTGGGCGTTGCGTCGGGCCTGGCCGGTACGCATAAAGCAGCCGGCAATCGTTCCCACACCTTTAATTTTAAATACCTGCCGCACTTCGGCCCGGCCGATCAGCACATCCTCGAACACCGGGTCTAGCATCCCCTTCATCGCTTTTTCAACGTCTTCGAGGAGTTTGTAGATGATGGTGTAGTTGTTGATCTGGACGCCTTCACTGTTAGCAGCAGTCTGAGCAACCGGGTCTACTTCGACGTTGAAGCCCAGGATAACGGCGTGGGAAGCGGAAGCCAGCATCACGTCGCTTTCGCTGACATTACCGGTAGCCGCCAGCAAGATGTCC
Coding sequences within:
- a CDS encoding bifunctional oligoribonuclease/PAP phosphatase NrnA, which codes for MSFVAEFREIIERVQHILVVTHVGPDGDALGSLTAVGIALSRLGKNVTLACESDMPARFDYISYIDRVVTRPDARVRYDALIALDCGDEQRMGEVFTTLPTPKPFVINIDHHITNTYFGDLNWVADCPSTAEMVYQLFDEMGWEIDANVAMSLLTGIVTDTLGFRTPNVTPMTLRAASALMEAGADLPLITMQTLNLKPLSTLRLWQIGLNQMQIADGLMWTTISNRDREMIGYRNDSSSGLVNLLADVNRVAIGVVLMEVEDGSIRVGLRSRPPYDVAQVAQSLGGGGHPQAAGCTMAGPLAEAEARIVELCKQAIAMQSSAGMDKNGHGG
- the rbfA gene encoding 30S ribosome-binding factor RbfA, encoding MSKIRQQRTAEQIQVILSELILREMADPRLQDLTITNVTIDRELQYASVYVHALGDDSRQVEVLRALAKATGFLRHELAQRIRLRTTPELSFHWDPTLAQAAEVDRILDSLVIPPPDEEEE
- the truB gene encoding tRNA pseudouridine(55) synthase TruB, producing MDKPIGLTSHDVVNQLRRLSGMRRVGHAGTLDPLATGVLLLGLGRATRLLEYLTGLPKLYETAVRLGQTTLTYDAEGEVVAERPYAHLSLAEIHHALQPFRGPIWQKPPRYSAIKQDGRPLYQLARQGIDIDTPARAVTIYELTLLAWEPPELRLRIRCSAGTYIRSLGHDLGEALGCGGYLTALRRAAIGDFTLDQAVPLADLTAANLPAHVQPPESATRHLPQLDLPASEVDRLLLGQRLARESDHALHSLVRVMAVDGRLLGILRAEADYWQPHKMFP